The following are encoded together in the Drosophila biarmipes strain raj3 chromosome 3L, RU_DBia_V1.1, whole genome shotgun sequence genome:
- the LOC108030672 gene encoding protein commissureless 1 encodes MTSTTDYPAVETTTSAEELYAEYIAAPASSMSPAAIAEHLQQNQITFEIPSAHDLRHIDALNSFNALLQRIGNAAVSYDPAPPSGWSPDGSISTEQLSKSVVLDLADLRDRAEDSAEASWWGQIFGDADMHVIINYLWIGVVSSLVVLSLVFILFSCYFYRKFRTWKKCNKDIRAQIHAASDSYSSHLVGCDASRLLLHQQMQGQHPHPHHRGNEAGFYQIESPPCYTIATGLPSYDEALHHQPRHFAYGMKFVYPSLAAVHHHHHCVSNWEKDELNKLQKCKLSAAVEEDKVEASQSPSASESCNLAAATPAICINMPNGRQQDAQEEEEVDSAVAVAVAQSLQPAAAADDDCASLVVVVAA; translated from the exons ATGACTAGCACCACGGATTACCCAGCGGTGGAGACCACCACCTCGGCCGAGGAGCTGTACGCGGAGTACATAGCCGCCCCGGCCAGCAGCATGAGCCCGGCTGCCATTGCCGAGCACCTGCAGCAGAACCAGATCACCTTCGAGATACCCAGTGCCCACGACCTGCGGCACATCGACGCCCTCAACTCCTTCAACGCGCTGCTCCAGAGGATCGGCAACGCGGCCGTGTCCTACGACCCCGCTCCGCCCAGCGGCTGGTCCccggacggcagcatcagcaccGAGCAGCTCTCCAAGTCGGTGGTTCTGGACCTCGCCGACCTGCGGGACAGAGCCGAGGACTCGGCGGAGGCCTCCTGGTGGGGCCAGATCTTCGGGGACGCCGACATGCACGTGATCATCAACTATCTGTGGATCGGCGTGGTCAGCTCCCTGGTGGTGCTGTCCCTCGTCTTCATCCTCTTCAGCTGCTACTTCTACCGGAAGTTCCGCACTTGGAAAAAATGCA ATAAGGACATACGTGCCCAGATCCACGCGGCCAGCGACTCGTACTCCTCGCACCTGGTGGGCTGCGACGCCAGCCGCCTGCTGTTGCACCAGCAGATGCAGGGGCAGCATCCGCATCCACACCATCGCGGCAACGAGGCGGGCTTCTACCAAATCGAATCGCCACCCTGCTACACAATCGCCACCGGATTGCCCAGTTACGACGAGGCACTGCATCATCAGCCCCGGCACTTCGCCTACGGCATGAAGTTCGTCTATCCCTCGCTGGCGGCCGTGCATCATCATCACCACTGCGTTTCCAATTGGGAGAAGGACGAGCTGAATAAGCTGCAAAAGTGCAAGCTGTCAGCGGCAGTGGAGGAGGATAAAGTGGAGGCCTCCCAGTCGCCGTCCGCCTCGGAATCGTGCAACTTGGCCGCAGCCACGCCTGCCATTTGCATTAACATGCCAAATGGGCGGCAGCAGGATgcgcaggaggaggaggaggtggactCCGCAGTGGCAGTTGCAGTGGCACAAAGTTTACAGCCGGCGGCGGCTGCCGACGATGATTGCGCCTCATtggtcgttgttgttgccgcgtGA